From Oryza sativa Japonica Group chromosome 4, ASM3414082v1, one genomic window encodes:
- the LOC136356209 gene encoding uncharacterized protein, whose translation MELEEEKDPPKHQSKIKMNSAEIKKRKIGLGKDQGSEKKEMSGKNIKYIKETGTKGQSKELQKEESKSRKSTKDKSKKNKVPANAEEFHKKYTTKVIRKESRTDSSSTEQVIGTSSIQEMETNEQVKSKDTSKAIAERIHKEYTTKVNKHESRTDMTQVQANAEEFHKEYTTKVNRQERITDSSSIEQVIGTSSIQEMEANEKVKSKDTSKGNKDNGQSGRTISLDTKKGNKDNGQAGRSISMDTEIIGISNELSQEEISINDKMKLNREKTNSSDEYNNCTLNDEWSLLGAQNFSYTSLMEQIISSQPSISEVQQEISTESNFVATPRAFQNSMILTTSRTEDIPFDMDYADMDYADTNQVEDEDLEDNELENWNLDMFNLSNGQNVQNSADNSTEIGNQATTNVDTVEVMIQMQMEKY comes from the exons ATGGAGCTAGAGGAAGAGAAAGATCCCCCAAAACATCAATCCAAAATCAAGATGAATTCAGCAGAGATCAAGAAGAGAAAGATAGGCTTAGGAAAAGATCAAGGTTCAGAAAAGAAGGAAATGTCAGGAAAGaatatcaaatatatcaaaGAAACTGGTACTAAAGGTCAATCCAAAGAACTCCAAAAAGAAGAATCGAAGAGCAGAAAGAGCACAAAAGACAAGTCCAAGAAGAACAAAG TTCCAGCAAATGCAGAAGAATTTCACAAGAAATACACCACCAAAGTGATCAGAAAAGAATCAAGAACAG ATTCATCAAGCACAGAACAGGTCATCGGTACTTCCAGCATACAAGAAATGGAGACAAATGAACAAGTAAAATCAAAAGACACTTCCAAAG CAATAGCAGAAAGAATTCACAAGGAATACACCACCAAAGTGAACAAACATGAATCAAGAACAG ATATGACTCAAGTTCAAGCAAATGCAGAAGAATTTCACAAGGAATACACCACCAAAGTGAATAGACAAGAAAGAATAACAG ATTCATCAAGCATAGAACAAGTCATCGGTACTTCAAGCATACAGGAAATGGAGGCAAATGAAAAAGTAAAATCAAAAGACACTTCCAAAG GAAACAAAGATAATGGACAATCAGGGAGAACCATTTCTTTAGACACAAAAAAAG GAAACAAAGATAATGGACAAGCAGGGAGAAGCATTTCTATGGATACAGAGATTATAG GTATCTCAAATGAGTTATCTCAAGAAGAAATAAGCATCAACGACAAGATGAAATTAAATagagaaaaaacaaattcaagTGATGAGTACAACAATTGTACTCTAAATGATGAATGGTCTCTTTTAGGA GCTCAAAATTTTTCATATACAAGTCTCATGGAACAAATTATATCATCTCAGCCTTCAATATCTGAAGTTCAG CAAGAAATATCAACAGAATCAAACTTTGTTGCTACACCAAGAGCATTTCAG AATTCAATGATATTAACAACAAGTAGAACAGAAGATATTCCTTTTGATATGGATTATGCTGATATGGATTATGCTGATACAAATCAG GTTGAAGATGAGGATCTGGAAGATAATGAATTGGAGAATTGGAATCTTGATATGTTCAATCTGTCAAACGGTCAAAAT GTGCAAAATTCTGCTGACAACAGTACTGAAATTGGAAATCAAGCAACAACAAATGTTGATACAGTGGAAGTAATGATTCAGATGCAAATGGAGAAATATTGA
- the LOC4335615 gene encoding uncharacterized protein, translated as MADGASANPGDPPSPASARSGQRKHVPDWLNSPIWSAPPPPARHRAPSPPRPPPPPPPPTQPAPPPPPPARSGGGGGSDDGSDGDDEGAASSSRPHLVPEFTVALGRKVVDLAELRRLACQGVPDAAGVRPVVWKLLLGYLPTDHALWAYELEKKRSQYSAFKDELLVNPSEVTRRMEEMTISKGNRHNSEGTGVLPRAEIVHDEHPLSLGKTSVWNQFFQESETIEQIDRDVKRTHPEMQFFNGDSSDALSNQESLKRILTIFAKLNPGIRYVQGMNEVLAPLYYVFKNDPEENNAESAEPDAFFCFVELLSGFRDNFCKQLDNSVVGIRSTISKLSQLLKRHDEELWRHLEVVTKVNPQFYAFRWITLLLTQEFKFRDCIHIWDALLGDPEGPQATLLRICCAMLILVRRRLLAGDFTANLKLLQSYPPTNIDHLLHIANKLRGPIPY; from the exons atgGCCGACGGCGCCAGCGCGAACCCCGGCGACCCGCCCTCGCCGGCCTCGGCGAGGTCGGGGCAGCGGAAGCACGTCCCCGACTGGCTCAACAGCCCGATCTGGTCCGcgcctccccctcccgcgcgccaccgcgccccgtcccctccccgcccgcccccgcctccccctcctcccacgCAGCCCgcacctcccccgccgccgcccgcccggagcggcggaggcggaggctccgacgacggcagcgacggcgacgacgagggcgcCGCGAGCTCGTCGCGGCCCCACCTCGTCCCGGAGTTCACGGTCGCG CTGGGCAGGAAGGTGGTGGATCTGGCTGAGCTGCGGAGGCTCGCGTGCCAGGGCGtgcccgacgccgccggcgtgcgCCCCGTCGTCTGGAAG CTTCTATTGGGATACTTGCCGACTGATCATGCGCTGTGGGCATATGAACTGGAGAAAAAGCGGTCCCAATACAGTGCTTTCAAAGACGAGCTTCTAGTTAATCCT TCAGAAGTTACTCGAAGAATGGAGGAAATGACTATATCCAAAGGGAACAGACATAATTCTGAAGGAACTGGAGTGCTTCCAAGGGCAGAAATTGTCCATGATGAACATCCTCTAAGCCTCGGGAAAACTAGTGTCTGGAACCAATTTTTCCAG GAATCTGAAACTATAGAGCAGATTGATAGAGATGTTAAGCGTACTCATCCTGAGATGCAATTTTTCAATGGGGATTCTTCTGATGCCTTGTCTAATCAA GAGTCGCTAAAGCGTATACTTACCATATTTGCAAAATTAAATCCGGGTATAAGATATGTACAAGGAATGAATGAAGTTTTGGCACCACTCTACTATGTTTTCAAGAATGATCCAGAAGAAAATAATGCt GAGTCAGCAGAGCCGGATGCATTTTTCTGTTTCGTTGAGCTGCTTAGTGGATTTCGGGATAACTTTTGCAAACAGCTTGACAACAGTGTGGTGGGCATACGCTCCACAATCAGCAAGTTATCCCAGCTCCTGAAAAGGCACGATGAAGAGCTCTGGCGGCATTTAGAGGTTGTGACCAAG GTTAATCCACAGTTTTACGCATTCAGATGGATCACCTTGCTATTGACGCAGGAATTCAAGTTTCGCGACTGCATCCATATATGGGATGCACTGTTAGGTGATCCTGAGGGACCTCAG GCCACCTTACTTCGAATCTGTTGTGCTATGCTAATTCTTGTTCGAAGGCGGCTCTTGGCCGGGGATTTCACAGCAAACCTAAAGCTTCTCCAGAGCTATCCACCCACAAACATTGACCACCTCTTACATATCGCTAACAAACTGCGAGGGCCTATTCCCTACTGA